The window CAGGCGCAACTGTCTGCGGCGCAGGCCACGCTTGCCGCCTCAAGGGCCGGGTATGAACGGGTAACGGGGCTTACGCCTCTGGATGTCGAGCAGCCTGAAGGCCAGCCCGATGTGCCTGAAACGCTGGCCATCGCCGCTGATGTGGCTCTGGAAAGCAATCCGCTTTTGCTCTCGGCCCTGTTCAATGAGCAGGCAAGCCAGGCGGGTATCCGCCTTGCTCGGTCGGCCCTGCGCCCGGATGTGGCTCTGTCCGCTTCAGCGTCAGAATCGCGCGAGTCCGATTTCACGGGCCGTGGACGCGGATCCGTCACCGTTGGTGCGCGCGTCTCCATGCCCATCTTCACGGGCGGACTGAACGAATCGCGGGTCCGTCAGGCGGTCGCTGCGGCGGATGAATCCCGCCTTCAGGTGCTCAATGTGCGGCGCTCGGTGGCTGAAGGCATATCCAATGCCTGGAACAGCTATCTGGCGGCAGAAGCGGTGATTATCTCCAGCCGTGAGGCGGTGCGCGCCAACGAGATTGCGTTCGAGGGTGTGCGCCAGGAGGCTTTTGTCGGCCTGCGCACCACGCTCGACGTGCTCAATGCCGAGCAGGAATTGCTCAATTCACGCCTTGAGCTGGTACGGGCAGAGCGGGATTATCAGGTTGCCGCCTACGCCCTGTTGCAGGCTATGGGGCGGCTGACCGCCGAGCAGGTGGGGCTTGAACCCTATGAAGAGGCCAATATTGGTGAAAACCGCCGGTTCTGGCCTAACTTCCCTTTAACGGGCGGCAATTAGG is drawn from Glycocaulis alkaliphilus and contains these coding sequences:
- a CDS encoding TolC family outer membrane protein — translated: MKFPISFMLAAGLGLSGLAAGANAQTLNETLEAAYRTSPVLAAERARLRQTSEGVVQARAARLPTLSASAGISDGESWGPGSGSGGSGGDVNYSLSASQSLYSGGSIDASVDQALNRIEASRWNVVSTEQDVILSAIAVHLDVVRDTAIVDIRRNNVDVLAEQLRAARDRFEVGEITRTDVAQAEARVSGAQAQLSAAQATLAASRAGYERVTGLTPLDVEQPEGQPDVPETLAIAADVALESNPLLLSALFNEQASQAGIRLARSALRPDVALSASASESRESDFTGRGRGSVTVGARVSMPIFTGGLNESRVRQAVAAADESRLQVLNVRRSVAEGISNAWNSYLAAEAVIISSREAVRANEIAFEGVRQEAFVGLRTTLDVLNAEQELLNSRLELVRAERDYQVAAYALLQAMGRLTAEQVGLEPYEEANIGENRRFWPNFPLTGGN